The Clostridium sporogenes genome contains a region encoding:
- the ribE gene encoding riboflavin synthase, translating into MFTGIVEEVGKISKIEEGKDFLHITIEGSKVLNPLNLGDSVAVNGVCLTVTNFNNSSFTADVMAETLKKSSLKTLSKGSLVNLERAVTLNKPLGGHIVSGHIDGTGEIINIKKEGIATLLEVKTKETLLKYMVSKGSVALDGVSLTLVDIKEKSFTVSLIPHTKEETILMNKNIGDIMNIECDVLGKYIYKFMNLKKEEEALKSNISLDFLSKTGFL; encoded by the coding sequence TTGTTTACAGGCATAGTTGAGGAAGTTGGAAAAATATCAAAAATAGAAGAGGGCAAAGACTTTCTTCATATAACCATAGAGGGAAGTAAGGTTTTAAATCCATTAAATTTAGGAGATAGTGTAGCAGTGAATGGAGTGTGTCTTACAGTAACGAATTTTAATAATAGTAGTTTTACTGCAGATGTTATGGCAGAAACCCTGAAAAAAAGCAGCTTAAAAACATTATCTAAAGGTAGTTTGGTAAATTTAGAAAGAGCCGTAACTTTGAATAAACCTCTAGGTGGACATATCGTTTCCGGTCATATAGATGGAACAGGTGAAATAATAAATATTAAAAAAGAAGGAATTGCTACATTATTGGAGGTAAAAACAAAAGAAACTTTGTTAAAATATATGGTGTCTAAGGGTTCTGTAGCCTTAGATGGTGTAAGTTTAACCTTAGTGGACATAAAAGAAAAAAGTTTTACAGTATCTTTAATACCTCATACAAAAGAAGAAACTATATTAATGAACAAAAATATAGGCGATATAATGAATATAGAATGCGATGTTTTAGGGAAATATATATATAAATTTATGAATTTAAAAAAGGAAGAAGAAGCTCTAAAAAGTAATATAAGTTTAGATTTTTTAAGCAAGACAGGATTTTTATAA
- a CDS encoding bifunctional 3,4-dihydroxy-2-butanone-4-phosphate synthase/GTP cyclohydrolase II, with amino-acid sequence MSYKFNTIKEAIEDIKNGKIIVVVDDEDRENEGDLLMAAEKVTSESINFMAKEGRGLICTPVKKSRLEALEIYQMVHKNKDNFGTAFTVSVDAVGTSTGISALDRAFTVSKIVDRNSKPEDFLKPGHVFPLAAKDGGVLVRAGHTEAAVDMARLAGFSEAGVICEIMDEDGTMARVPQLMEFVKKHNLKIITIADLIEYRSKEEKLIKALNPVKLPSKYGNFTAIGYENLITGEEHVALVKGDVKGEEPVLVRVHSECLTGDVFGSLRCDCGEQIAKALMKIEEEGKGVLVYMRQEGRGIGLLNKLKAYALQDEGMDTIEANLALGFPEDLRDYGIGAQILRDLGVKNIKLMTNNPKKISGLSGYGIKIVDRVPIDMGCKKENLNYLKTKKDKMGHLIDIM; translated from the coding sequence ATGAGTTATAAATTTAATACTATAAAAGAAGCTATAGAGGATATAAAAAATGGAAAAATTATTGTAGTTGTAGATGATGAAGATAGGGAAAATGAAGGAGATCTCTTGATGGCAGCAGAAAAAGTTACTTCGGAGAGTATAAATTTTATGGCTAAAGAGGGAAGAGGACTTATTTGTACTCCCGTAAAAAAATCTAGACTGGAAGCATTAGAAATATATCAAATGGTACATAAAAATAAAGACAATTTTGGTACGGCCTTTACCGTATCAGTAGATGCAGTAGGCACATCCACAGGAATATCTGCATTGGATAGAGCCTTTACCGTATCAAAGATAGTAGATCGAAATTCCAAACCAGAGGATTTTTTAAAGCCAGGTCATGTGTTTCCTTTAGCAGCCAAAGATGGAGGAGTTTTAGTTAGAGCAGGACATACAGAAGCAGCAGTAGATATGGCAAGACTAGCAGGTTTTTCTGAAGCAGGAGTTATATGTGAAATAATGGATGAGGATGGGACTATGGCAAGGGTGCCACAGCTTATGGAATTTGTAAAAAAACATAATTTAAAAATAATAACTATAGCAGATTTAATTGAATATAGAAGTAAAGAAGAAAAATTAATAAAGGCGCTAAACCCAGTAAAGCTTCCTTCTAAATATGGGAATTTTACTGCTATAGGGTATGAAAATTTAATAACTGGAGAAGAACATGTAGCTTTAGTAAAAGGAGATGTAAAAGGAGAGGAACCAGTACTAGTTAGAGTACATTCAGAATGTTTAACAGGAGATGTATTCGGGTCTTTAAGATGCGATTGTGGTGAGCAAATAGCTAAAGCTCTCATGAAAATAGAAGAAGAAGGAAAAGGAGTTTTAGTATATATGAGACAAGAAGGAAGAGGTATAGGTTTATTAAATAAACTAAAAGCCTATGCTCTTCAAGATGAAGGCATGGATACTATAGAAGCAAATTTAGCTTTAGGATTTCCAGAAGATTTAAGAGATTATGGCATAGGAGCCCAAATATTAAGGGATTTAGGTGTTAAGAATATAAAACTTATGACTAACAATCCTAAAAAAATATCAGGACTTTCAGGTTATGGTATAAAAATAGTAGATAGAGTTCCTATAGATATGGGATGCAAAAAAGAAAATCTTAATTATTTAAAAACTAAAAAGGATAAAATGGGACATTTAATTGACATAATGTAG
- a CDS encoding HNH endonuclease signature motif containing protein: MPKCEVCGREGAEIHHIIHKCEGGMDLEINYKYLCGRHHRGRHSPHKNNNIDISYKLELQNKLENLFAKEYYSLESIQAILDINRNKGKKIVQGLKIYKEGYKSEDIIYKLMAQKHYSEYNLFQSEEFVALGII; this comes from the coding sequence TTGCCAAAATGTGAGGTATGTGGCAGAGAAGGTGCTGAAATACACCATATAATTCATAAATGTGAAGGTGGAATGGATTTAGAAATAAATTACAAATATTTATGTGGAAGGCATCATAGAGGAAGACATAGCCCCCATAAAAACAATAATATAGATATAAGTTATAAATTAGAACTACAAAATAAACTGGAAAATTTATTTGCAAAAGAGTATTATTCCTTAGAGAGTATTCAAGCTATATTAGATATTAATAGAAATAAAGGGAAAAAAATAGTACAAGGCTTAAAAATATATAAAGAAGGCTATAAATCTGAAGATATAATATATAAACTGATGGCACAAAAACATTATAGTGAATATAATTTATTTCAATCGGAAGAATTTGTAGCTTTAGGTATAATATAA
- a CDS encoding aminoacyl-histidine dipeptidase, with translation MLENLQPKSVFHFFEELTKIPHGSGDEKRLSDYLVNFAKERNLEVIQDESLNVIIRKPATKGYENAPVVIIQGHMDMVCEKVKDSDHDFEKDPLKLRIDGDYLYATGTTLGGDDGIAVAYGLAILDSKDIAHPSIEFVATTSEETGMYGAMGLDTSKLNGKILLNIDSEEEGIFLVSCSGGVNPIVYIPKEHEKATGQFVQIEIKGLNGGHSGMEIIKQRANANKLMGRVLYDLKNEVDFNLVEINGGSKHNAIALHANSVLTIDENKFNEVKEVCNKLEKAFQNEFRVQDPNIKIIVEKVDSREKQLTKKVTDNIINFLVLVPYGVQTMSKDIDGLVESSLNIGIVENKKEEIKITIAVRSSVSSLKLEVVNRIEALCSLIGGKCVREDEYPAWQFDPESKIKDLCVDIYTKLYEKPEVSAIHAGLECGLFKGTMKDTDMISFGPNLYDVHTPNEHLSISSVGRIWKFLVELLKNIK, from the coding sequence ATGTTAGAAAATTTACAACCAAAGTCAGTATTTCATTTTTTTGAGGAATTGACTAAAATACCACATGGATCAGGAGATGAAAAAAGACTGAGTGATTATTTAGTTAATTTTGCAAAAGAAAGAAATTTAGAAGTTATTCAAGATGAATCTCTAAATGTAATAATAAGAAAGCCAGCTACAAAAGGATATGAAAATGCTCCTGTTGTAATTATTCAAGGGCATATGGATATGGTTTGTGAAAAAGTTAAAGACAGTGATCATGATTTTGAAAAAGATCCTTTAAAATTAAGAATAGATGGAGATTATTTATATGCTACAGGTACCACATTAGGGGGCGATGATGGTATTGCTGTTGCTTATGGACTAGCTATTTTAGATTCAAAGGATATAGCACATCCTAGTATAGAATTTGTCGCTACAACTTCAGAAGAAACAGGTATGTATGGTGCTATGGGGTTAGATACTTCTAAATTGAATGGTAAAATTTTATTAAATATTGATTCAGAAGAAGAAGGAATATTTTTAGTTAGTTGTTCTGGTGGAGTAAATCCTATAGTTTATATACCAAAAGAACATGAAAAAGCTACAGGTCAGTTTGTACAAATTGAAATAAAAGGATTGAATGGTGGACATTCAGGTATGGAAATTATAAAGCAAAGAGCAAATGCTAATAAGTTAATGGGAAGAGTTTTATATGATCTAAAGAATGAAGTAGATTTTAATCTTGTTGAAATAAATGGTGGATCAAAACATAATGCTATTGCTTTACATGCTAATTCAGTATTAACAATAGATGAAAATAAATTTAATGAAGTTAAAGAAGTTTGTAATAAATTGGAGAAAGCTTTCCAAAATGAATTTAGAGTACAGGATCCTAATATAAAAATTATAGTTGAAAAGGTAGATAGTAGGGAAAAACAGCTAACTAAAAAGGTAACAGACAATATAATAAATTTCTTGGTATTAGTTCCTTATGGAGTTCAAACTATGAGTAAAGATATAGATGGATTAGTTGAAAGTAGTTTAAATATTGGTATAGTTGAAAATAAGAAAGAGGAAATTAAAATTACAATAGCTGTTAGAAGTTCAGTAAGTAGTTTGAAACTAGAAGTTGTAAATAGAATAGAGGCTTTATGTTCATTAATAGGTGGGAAATGTGTTAGAGAAGATGAGTATCCAGCATGGCAGTTTGATCCAGAATCTAAAATAAAAGATTTATGTGTTGATATATATACTAAATTATATGAAAAGCCTGAAGTGTCAGCAATACATGCAGGATTGGAATGTGGATTGTTTAAAGGTACTATGAAAGATACAGATATGATAAGTTTTGGACCAAATTTATATGATGTTCACACACCAAATGAACATTTAAGTATATCCTCAGTGGGAAGAATATGGAAATTTTTAGTGGAACTATTAAAAAACATAAAATAA
- a CDS encoding endospore germination permease: protein MKIFKLNSKHVAFIILGTVIVSLKTYPEIFIINGKTSSWIATIIASLIIFLYYLYIINVSKKIRKHSLWEVYEYALGNRLGKLFQITFCLGLFFSLLESCSVDANAMNTNLLQNTPPWFFVITFILSANYVLLKGQRAVILMSLIGITLISMAGINLVILTAKYKNFKYLLPIFPNGIDRGFIICIVQILGLYGCVAIAYPYFQGIKDKKTALRGANIGLLIVIQMIIVSVTGVISTFGTNRAVTLAYPKLIQTQLVSYSGFLESGEFFVMLQMLAGWFVKYVLSFQALLHLLKHFRIENKKQRITIWVLNIIVMIVCFFMAENTYRLIYILGFYPYIYLTSFIIIPFIIFTIALIKSKKKRRPYKAKRY from the coding sequence ATAAAGATTTTTAAGTTAAATTCAAAGCATGTGGCTTTTATAATATTAGGAACAGTTATAGTATCATTAAAAACCTATCCAGAAATATTTATTATAAATGGTAAAACTAGTAGTTGGATAGCTACTATAATAGCTTCACTGATTATATTTTTATATTATTTATATATAATCAATGTAAGTAAGAAAATTCGTAAACATAGTTTATGGGAAGTTTATGAATACGCTTTAGGAAACCGACTAGGAAAGTTATTTCAGATTACATTTTGTTTGGGATTATTTTTTTCCCTTTTAGAGAGTTGTAGTGTAGATGCTAATGCTATGAATACTAATTTACTTCAAAATACTCCACCTTGGTTTTTTGTTATAACATTTATATTAAGTGCTAATTATGTATTATTAAAAGGGCAAAGAGCTGTAATTTTAATGAGTTTAATCGGAATAACTCTTATATCTATGGCAGGTATAAATTTAGTAATACTTACGGCTAAGTATAAAAATTTTAAATATTTACTTCCTATATTTCCTAATGGCATAGATAGAGGATTTATCATATGTATAGTTCAAATATTGGGGCTATATGGATGTGTAGCTATAGCATATCCATATTTTCAAGGAATTAAAGACAAAAAAACTGCTTTAAGAGGGGCAAATATAGGATTACTTATAGTTATACAAATGATAATAGTATCTGTAACAGGAGTAATATCTACTTTTGGAACTAATAGAGCTGTAACATTAGCTTATCCTAAGCTTATTCAAACTCAACTAGTAAGTTATTCAGGTTTTTTAGAAAGTGGAGAATTTTTTGTTATGCTTCAAATGTTAGCAGGTTGGTTTGTAAAGTATGTATTAAGTTTTCAAGCTTTATTACATTTGTTAAAACACTTTAGAATAGAGAATAAAAAGCAAAGAATAACTATATGGGTATTAAATATTATAGTAATGATTGTATGTTTTTTTATGGCAGAGAACACTTATAGATTAATATACATATTAGGATTCTATCCATATATATATTTAACTTCTTTCATAATAATTCCATTTATAATTTTTACTATAGCTTTAATAAAGAGTAAAAAAAAGCGAAGACCATATAAGGCTAAAAGATATTAG
- the mgtA gene encoding magnesium-translocating P-type ATPase produces MIKKRIFNVEDMSKKSINNLIEFSKMDLKNVYRKLNTDIEGLTINQVEKRREKWGLNQVEHEKPRPWYIQLIKAFMNPFILVLLVLAGVSLITDVILAAPEDRSFITVIVVSIMVTISGFLKFFEEFKSNKAAEKLKALIKTTAAVCRKESGINEIDMSEIVAGDIVYLSAGDMIPADIRIITSKDLFLSQSSLTGESEPIEKYSVLNDKNENLNISEIDNICLLGTNIISGSATGVVIATGNQTYLGTMASTLTETKNLTSFEKGINSVSILLIKFMLIMVPIVFFVNGITKGDWLQALLFAISIAVGLTPEMLPMIVTTNLAKGAVIMAKQKTVVKKLDAIQNFGAMDVLCTDKTGTLTLDKIVVERYLNVHGEEDNRVLRHAYLNSFYQTGLRNLMDVAILEHGKENGFSELEKNYLKVDEIPFDFTRRRMSVVLKDNEGKRQLITKGAVEEMISICTLAEYKGNIVELTDNIKNKVLNMVKKLNSEGMRVIGVAQKNNIPDENSFNIKDEINMVLMGYIGFLDPPKDSAKEAIKALKKNGVDVKILTGDNDAVTLKICKEVGLKVDNILLGNEIEKMTDEELGQAIENINVFAKLSPLQKSRIIKLLENNGHTVGFMEDGINDAAALRKADVGISVDTAVDIAKESADIILLEKNLMVLEQGVIEGRKVFGNIIKYIKMTASSNFGNVFSVLVASAFLPFLPMMPIHLLIQNLFYDVSQVSIPWDTMDDEYLSKPRRWNADDIGRFMIFIGPISSIFDVITYLVMWFVFKANTPAMQSLFQSAWFIESLLSQTLIVHMIRTKKIPFIQSRATVPVILLTVIIMTAGIFIPFTSFGISVGLQPLPFLYFTWLLGILLAYCVLTQFIKKLYIKKFNSWL; encoded by the coding sequence ATGATTAAAAAAAGAATATTTAATGTTGAAGACATGTCAAAAAAGAGCATAAATAATCTTATAGAATTTAGCAAAATGGATTTAAAAAACGTTTATAGAAAATTAAACACTGATATAGAAGGGCTAACAATAAATCAAGTAGAAAAAAGAAGAGAAAAGTGGGGTTTAAATCAAGTAGAACATGAGAAACCAAGACCATGGTATATTCAGCTAATAAAAGCTTTTATGAATCCATTTATATTAGTTTTGTTAGTTCTTGCAGGGGTATCTTTGATAACAGATGTTATATTAGCAGCACCAGAAGACAGAAGTTTTATAACTGTAATTGTTGTTTCTATAATGGTAACAATAAGTGGTTTTTTGAAGTTTTTTGAAGAATTTAAATCAAATAAAGCTGCTGAAAAGTTAAAAGCATTAATAAAAACAACTGCTGCTGTATGTAGAAAAGAATCAGGAATTAATGAAATAGATATGAGTGAAATTGTAGCTGGAGATATAGTATATCTTTCAGCGGGAGATATGATACCCGCAGATATAAGAATAATAACAAGCAAAGATCTATTTTTAAGTCAATCTTCTTTAACAGGTGAATCTGAGCCTATTGAAAAGTATTCAGTTCTAAATGATAAGAATGAAAATTTAAATATAAGTGAAATTGATAATATTTGTTTATTAGGTACTAATATTATAAGCGGAAGCGCCACTGGGGTAGTTATAGCAACTGGAAACCAAACATATTTAGGGACTATGGCTTCAACACTTACAGAAACTAAAAATTTAACAAGTTTTGAAAAAGGTATAAATAGTGTAAGTATACTTCTTATAAAATTCATGCTTATTATGGTTCCTATAGTATTCTTTGTAAATGGCATTACAAAAGGAGACTGGTTACAAGCTTTGCTTTTTGCAATATCCATAGCTGTTGGTTTAACTCCAGAAATGCTTCCTATGATTGTTACAACTAATCTTGCTAAGGGTGCTGTAATTATGGCAAAACAAAAAACTGTAGTTAAAAAACTTGATGCTATACAGAATTTTGGAGCAATGGATGTTCTTTGTACTGATAAAACAGGAACTTTGACCCTTGATAAAATTGTTGTTGAAAGATATTTAAATGTACATGGAGAGGAAGATAATAGAGTATTAAGACATGCTTATTTAAATAGTTTTTATCAAACTGGACTTCGTAATTTAATGGATGTAGCAATACTAGAGCATGGAAAAGAAAATGGCTTTAGTGAGCTTGAAAAAAATTATTTAAAAGTGGATGAAATACCTTTTGATTTTACAAGAAGAAGAATGTCTGTAGTATTAAAAGATAATGAAGGTAAAAGACAACTTATAACAAAAGGTGCTGTAGAAGAAATGATTTCAATTTGTACTTTAGCTGAATACAAAGGTAATATTGTAGAGCTTACTGATAATATAAAAAATAAAGTTCTTAATATGGTTAAGAAATTAAATAGTGAGGGTATGAGAGTTATTGGAGTAGCACAGAAAAACAATATTCCAGATGAGAATAGTTTTAATATAAAGGATGAAATCAATATGGTTCTTATGGGATATATAGGATTTTTGGATCCTCCAAAGGATTCTGCAAAAGAAGCAATAAAGGCCCTTAAGAAAAATGGAGTAGATGTAAAAATATTAACTGGTGATAATGATGCAGTAACACTAAAAATTTGTAAAGAAGTTGGATTAAAAGTTGATAATATACTTTTAGGAAATGAAATAGAAAAAATGACAGATGAAGAGTTGGGCCAGGCTATTGAAAATATTAATGTTTTTGCAAAACTTTCTCCGCTTCAAAAATCAAGAATAATAAAATTACTTGAAAATAATGGACATACAGTAGGTTTTATGGAAGATGGTATAAATGATGCTGCGGCTTTGCGTAAAGCAGATGTAGGTATTTCTGTTGATACGGCAGTAGATATAGCAAAAGAATCAGCTGATATAATTTTATTAGAAAAAAATCTTATGGTTTTAGAACAAGGAGTTATTGAAGGAAGAAAAGTCTTTGGAAATATTATAAAGTACATTAAAATGACTGCAAGTTCAAATTTTGGGAATGTATTCAGTGTATTAGTGGCTAGTGCATTTTTACCATTTTTACCAATGATGCCAATACATCTTTTGATACAAAATTTATTCTATGATGTATCTCAAGTTTCTATTCCATGGGATACTATGGATGATGAATATTTAAGTAAACCAAGAAGATGGAATGCAGATGATATTGGAAGGTTTATGATTTTTATAGGTCCAATAAGTTCTATATTTGATGTGATAACTTATTTAGTAATGTGGTTTGTATTTAAGGCTAACACTCCAGCCATGCAATCATTATTCCAATCAGCCTGGTTTATAGAAAGCCTTTTATCTCAAACTCTTATTGTACACATGATAAGAACTAAAAAAATACCTTTTATCCAAAGTAGAGCTACAGTTCCAGTGATTTTATTAACAGTAATTATAATGACAGCAGGTATTTTTATACCATTTACATCCTTTGGAATCTCTGTAGGATTGCAACCATTACCATTTTTGTACTTTACATGGCTTCTAGGGATTTTATTAGCTTATTGCGTACTAACACAATTTATAAAAAAACTATATATTAAAAAGTTTAATAGCTGGTTATAA
- a CDS encoding MBL fold metallo-hydrolase produces MELTKIKGNSYYINFPTNIGVYIFKNKNCLLIDTGKNKYDGKKIEEILLENGLHPKYIVNTHSHLDHCGGNLLFKENYPGCLTYTSFKEKLFMENHDLNAAMLFSASPIKLIYKSNKNISVDYILDYGINKINDEKFEVISLKGHSPEQIGFITPEKVCFLGDSIFSDETIKKYSLPYYYDLEDSIKSLEIIKNIVADYFVISHCDRVLEKNEIINLADKNMKNIKKHINIILELLDQPLTKEDILENLVILEDLKLNFNQYHLYTGALSAFIAYLFHKNLIDYSIEDGKLYYFKKL; encoded by the coding sequence ATGGAACTTACTAAAATTAAAGGAAACTCTTATTATATAAATTTTCCCACAAATATTGGAGTCTATATTTTTAAAAATAAAAATTGTTTATTGATTGATACGGGAAAGAATAAATATGATGGAAAAAAAATAGAGGAGATCTTATTAGAAAATGGACTTCATCCAAAATACATAGTAAACACTCATAGCCATTTAGACCATTGTGGTGGAAATCTTTTATTTAAAGAAAATTATCCTGGATGTTTAACTTATACATCCTTTAAAGAAAAACTATTTATGGAAAATCATGACTTAAATGCAGCTATGCTGTTTTCTGCTTCACCAATAAAACTTATATATAAAAGCAATAAAAATATAAGTGTAGATTACATATTAGATTATGGAATAAACAAAATTAATGATGAAAAATTTGAAGTTATAAGTCTTAAGGGACATTCACCAGAGCAGATAGGATTTATCACACCTGAAAAGGTATGTTTTTTAGGAGACAGTATTTTTAGTGATGAAACAATAAAAAAATACTCTCTTCCTTACTATTATGATTTGGAAGACTCTATAAAGAGTTTAGAAATTATAAAAAACATAGTGGCAGACTATTTTGTTATAAGTCACTGTGATAGAGTGTTAGAAAAAAATGAAATAATAAATTTAGCTGATAAAAACATGAAAAATATAAAAAAGCATATAAATATAATTTTAGAACTTTTAGATCAACCTTTAACTAAAGAAGATATATTAGAAAACCTTGTAATATTAGAAGATTTAAAACTAAACTTTAATCAATATCACTTGTATACTGGTGCTCTAAGTGCCTTTATAGCTTACCTTTTCCATAAAAATCTTATTGACTATTCTATAGAGGATGGTAAACTTTATTATTTTAAAAAATTATAA
- the ribD gene encoding bifunctional diaminohydroxyphosphoribosylaminopyrimidine deaminase/5-amino-6-(5-phosphoribosylamino)uracil reductase RibD, with the protein MEDYNFYMGKALKLAKKGEGKVNPNPKVGAIVIKDNKIIGEGYHKYFGGPHAEVYALREAGEKAKGATIYVTLEPCSHYGKTPPCAEAIVKAGIAKVVIAMKDPNSLVQGRGIGILKQNGIEVVTGIMEKESKELNEVFIKYITKKEPFVVLKTASTLDGKIATKKGESRWITGEESRYRVHQTRNDLSGIMVGIGTILKDNPLLTTRIEEGRSPKAIIVDSSLKIPLESKILETINERTIYIATTKKHNNPLKKNNLENLGIKILEFEENEEGKVPLKKLIQYLGKEEIDSILLEGGSTLNFSALKEGIVDKVMCFIAPKIIGGQDSKTMIGGTGVDNLKDMFKLQNLNFEKIGEDILIEGYI; encoded by the coding sequence ATGGAAGATTATAATTTTTATATGGGAAAAGCCTTAAAATTAGCTAAAAAAGGTGAGGGAAAGGTTAATCCTAATCCTAAAGTAGGAGCTATAGTTATTAAAGATAATAAGATAATTGGGGAAGGTTATCACAAATATTTTGGAGGTCCACATGCAGAAGTCTATGCTCTTAGAGAAGCTGGAGAAAAAGCTAAGGGAGCTACTATATATGTTACATTAGAGCCCTGTTCCCATTATGGTAAAACTCCTCCCTGTGCAGAGGCTATAGTAAAGGCAGGAATAGCTAAGGTTGTTATAGCTATGAAAGATCCCAATTCACTAGTTCAAGGTAGGGGAATAGGTATTTTAAAACAAAATGGAATAGAAGTTGTAACTGGTATTATGGAAAAAGAAAGTAAAGAATTAAATGAAGTATTTATAAAATACATAACTAAAAAAGAACCCTTTGTAGTTTTAAAAACTGCTTCTACTTTAGATGGTAAGATTGCTACAAAAAAAGGAGAATCAAGATGGATAACAGGAGAAGAATCAAGATACAGAGTACATCAAACAAGAAATGATTTATCAGGAATAATGGTGGGTATAGGTACAATTCTAAAAGATAATCCTCTTTTAACTACAAGGATAGAAGAAGGAAGAAGTCCAAAGGCAATAATAGTAGATTCGAGTCTTAAAATTCCTTTAGAATCTAAAATCCTAGAAACTATTAATGAAAGAACTATTTATATAGCAACAACTAAAAAACATAATAATCCTTTAAAAAAGAATAATTTAGAAAATTTAGGTATTAAGATTTTAGAATTTGAAGAAAATGAAGAAGGGAAAGTTCCATTAAAAAAATTAATACAATATTTAGGCAAAGAGGAAATAGATAGTATTCTTTTAGAGGGAGGCAGCACATTAAATTTTTCTGCACTAAAAGAGGGAATAGTAGATAAGGTTATGTGTTTTATAGCACCTAAAATAATAGGAGGACAGGATTCAAAGACAATGATAGGTGGAACTGGGGTAGATAATTTAAAAGATATGTTTAAATTACAAAACTTAAACTTTGAAAAGATAGGAGAGGATATACTTATTGAAGGTTATATATAG